A DNA window from Sporosarcina sp. ANT_H38 contains the following coding sequences:
- the yfmH gene encoding EF-P 5-aminopentanol modification-associated protein YfmH, whose translation MKNIHFDNLQETLYNEKLDNGLDVYILPKRGFSKTFVTFTTKYGSIDRTFIPRGKTEAVTVPDGIAHFLEHKMFEKEDGDVFQKFSVHGASANAFTSFTRTAYLFSATDKLYENTETLLDFVQEPYFTEKTVNKEKGIIAQEITMYDDQPDWRLYFGAIENLFHEHPVKIDIAGTVASIQDITADYLYECYETFYHPSNMVLFVVGAVDPAEMMAYIKKNQEAKTFDDPAEIVRSFPTEVDTAAIANRTLAMDVSKPKLIMGMKCNNTDIDGEEMLIQELSAGLVLDSLFGRSSEFYTNTYNDGLIDESFSYDFTMENGFGFAMIGSDTDEPEQLEKAIQQTVKNTVETWPITDLELNRMRKKKIGQFMRSLNSPEFIANQFTRYTFNNMNLFDVVPTLEKLTLENLKDAFQTFSYESGHTVFSIIPADKA comes from the coding sequence ATGAAGAATATTCACTTCGATAATTTACAAGAAACATTATATAATGAAAAACTCGACAATGGATTGGACGTCTATATTTTACCTAAACGCGGATTTTCAAAAACATTCGTGACGTTCACAACTAAGTATGGTTCAATAGACCGGACATTTATCCCACGAGGAAAAACAGAAGCTGTGACGGTTCCGGATGGTATCGCTCATTTCCTTGAACATAAAATGTTCGAAAAAGAAGATGGGGACGTATTTCAAAAGTTTAGTGTGCATGGTGCATCCGCAAATGCGTTTACTTCATTCACTCGAACTGCTTATTTATTCTCCGCTACGGATAAGTTGTATGAAAATACAGAGACTCTTCTCGATTTTGTGCAGGAGCCGTATTTTACGGAAAAAACGGTTAACAAGGAAAAGGGTATTATTGCCCAGGAAATAACGATGTATGATGATCAGCCTGATTGGCGTCTCTATTTCGGTGCAATTGAAAACTTGTTCCATGAACATCCAGTGAAGATTGATATCGCTGGTACAGTCGCGTCTATTCAAGATATCACGGCGGACTATTTGTATGAATGCTATGAAACCTTCTATCATCCGTCCAATATGGTTCTTTTCGTTGTAGGTGCTGTAGACCCGGCTGAGATGATGGCTTACATCAAAAAGAATCAGGAAGCGAAAACATTTGATGACCCGGCGGAAATTGTACGCAGTTTCCCTACAGAAGTGGACACTGCAGCTATCGCTAATCGTACACTTGCCATGGATGTATCGAAGCCGAAATTAATAATGGGTATGAAATGCAATAACACTGATATCGATGGCGAGGAAATGCTTATTCAGGAACTTTCAGCCGGTCTTGTCCTGGATAGTTTGTTTGGTAGATCTTCTGAATTCTATACGAATACGTATAATGATGGGCTTATTGATGAGTCATTTTCTTATGATTTCACGATGGAGAATGGATTCGGTTTCGCAATGATTGGTTCTGACACAGACGAGCCGGAACAACTCGAAAAAGCAATTCAGCAGACAGTGAAAAACACTGTGGAAACTTGGCCAATTACTGACCTAGAACTTAATCGGATGAGGAAAAAGAAAATTGGTCAATTCATGCGCTCATTGAATTCACCGGAGTTTATCGCAAACCAGTTTACGCGCTATACTTTTAACAACATGAATTTGTTTGACGTTGTTCCAACACTTGAGAAGTTAACGCTCGAAAATTTGAAAGATGCCTTCCAAACGTTTTCATATGAAAGCGGACATACAGTCTTTTCAATCATTCCTGCAGATAAGGCCTAA
- the yfmF gene encoding EF-P 5-aminopentanol modification-associated protein YfmF, which translates to MFKKVELQEGVTLYIRKSEQFKTVNFSVKWKTALDEKKSALRAVLANVLEESNGRYRSQTDFRNALDELYGTVLYTDAGKRGETHMVSLSAECVNDEYLSEGGVLEEVLSLIKTVIFDPNVVDGQFDEAVVNREKRSVKERIRSLYDDKTRYAQKRMLEILRPDSAASAPSYGTEEEVDALTSAELFTAYQSMLNEDEIDIYVVGDIDEDEMTEKIRSLLTFKSRKVLGRQKATQQKATQQTATQETATQETATQETEVRHVREKQDMKQGKLHLGFTTPVTFKHPDYAKMQMTNGVFGGFAHSKLFINVREKESMAYYASSSYSSHYGLLYVMAGIDAELEEKAVNLINAQLTALQQGEITDLEMEQTKALLANGIKSAFDSARGQIEVFDQYKELDENFTADTIITGWESVTKDDIKKMASEIKLEIVYLLSGKEAN; encoded by the coding sequence ATGTTCAAAAAGGTTGAGTTACAAGAGGGTGTCACATTATATATCCGCAAGTCAGAGCAGTTCAAAACAGTCAATTTCTCGGTCAAGTGGAAAACAGCACTTGATGAAAAGAAATCGGCTCTTCGTGCAGTGTTGGCGAATGTCTTAGAAGAATCAAACGGGCGATACCGGTCACAAACGGATTTCCGCAATGCGTTAGATGAATTATATGGAACAGTATTGTACACAGATGCTGGAAAACGTGGGGAAACCCATATGGTGTCTCTATCCGCTGAATGTGTAAATGACGAATATCTATCAGAAGGCGGCGTGCTTGAAGAAGTGCTGAGCTTGATCAAGACAGTCATTTTTGACCCGAATGTAGTTGACGGACAGTTCGATGAAGCAGTTGTCAACCGTGAAAAAAGGTCTGTGAAAGAGCGAATTCGTTCGCTTTACGATGACAAGACACGATATGCCCAGAAGCGTATGCTTGAAATCTTACGTCCTGATAGCGCCGCATCCGCACCATCTTATGGAACGGAAGAGGAAGTAGACGCACTTACTTCTGCAGAATTATTTACAGCATATCAAAGTATGTTAAATGAAGATGAAATTGATATCTACGTTGTGGGTGACATTGACGAAGATGAAATGACAGAAAAAATCAGGTCGTTACTGACATTCAAGAGCCGTAAAGTGCTTGGACGTCAAAAGGCTACACAACAAAAGGCTACACAACAAACGGCTACACAAGAAACGGCTACACAAGAAACGGCTACACAAGAAACAGAAGTCCGTCATGTTCGCGAAAAACAAGACATGAAACAAGGGAAACTTCATTTAGGCTTCACTACGCCTGTTACATTCAAACATCCTGATTATGCAAAAATGCAAATGACAAACGGAGTTTTCGGTGGCTTTGCGCACAGCAAGCTTTTCATTAACGTCCGTGAAAAAGAAAGCATGGCGTATTACGCATCCAGTTCTTATTCTTCCCATTATGGACTTCTCTATGTAATGGCAGGAATCGATGCTGAACTTGAAGAAAAAGCCGTAAATCTAATTAATGCTCAACTCACAGCACTTCAACAAGGTGAAATTACAGACCTTGAAATGGAACAGACAAAAGCATTACTTGCGAACGGTATTAAAAGTGCATTTGATTCTGCAAGAGGGCAGATCGAAGTGTTTGATCAATACAAAGAGCTTGATGAAAATTTCACAGCAGACACAATCATTACAGGCTGGGAATCCGTAACAAAAGATGATATTAAAAAGATGGCATCTGAAATTAAACTAGAAATCGTCTATCTGTTATCGGGCAAGGAGGCTAATTAA
- a CDS encoding ABC transporter permease: protein MSFLEILYFIIPITISYAAPLIFTAIGGMFSERAGVVNIGLEGLMVMGAFIGILFNLFYADTFGSWTPWLALLVAMVVSAIFSIMHAVASITFRANQVVSGVAINMLGIAIALFTVKLIFDKGQTDFIQQSIPRFNVPILHEIPFIGPLFFTAIYGSSILAILLAFLAWFIIYKTPFGLRLRSVGEHPMAADTMGINVTKIRYIAVIISGGLAGIGGAIYSQTMTNDFSHATINGQGFMALAALIFGKWHPIGAMGAALFFGFAQALAISSSGISFLKDVPDVYLHILPYALTILALAGFIGRSQAPKAVGEPYIKGIR, encoded by the coding sequence ATGAGTTTTCTTGAGATACTTTATTTCATCATTCCGATAACCATTTCATATGCTGCCCCTCTTATTTTCACTGCAATAGGAGGAATGTTCTCGGAACGTGCTGGAGTTGTTAACATCGGACTTGAAGGACTTATGGTTATGGGTGCTTTTATCGGTATTTTATTCAATCTATTTTATGCTGATACATTTGGATCTTGGACACCATGGCTCGCCTTACTTGTAGCGATGGTTGTTTCCGCAATCTTCTCCATTATGCACGCGGTCGCATCGATTACATTTCGTGCTAACCAAGTGGTATCAGGTGTTGCTATCAACATGCTGGGGATTGCCATTGCGTTGTTTACTGTGAAATTGATTTTTGACAAAGGGCAGACTGATTTCATCCAACAAAGTATTCCACGTTTCAACGTTCCAATTTTACATGAAATTCCGTTTATTGGACCGTTATTTTTCACAGCTATTTACGGTTCATCGATATTGGCAATATTGCTTGCTTTTCTTGCATGGTTCATCATTTATAAAACGCCATTCGGCTTGCGTCTCCGTTCTGTAGGAGAACATCCAATGGCCGCCGATACAATGGGCATCAATGTGACGAAAATCCGCTACATTGCTGTTATTATCTCAGGTGGTCTTGCAGGTATTGGTGGTGCAATCTATTCTCAAACTATGACGAATGATTTCAGTCATGCGACGATCAATGGACAAGGGTTCATGGCACTTGCTGCATTGATCTTTGGTAAATGGCACCCGATTGGCGCAATGGGAGCGGCATTATTCTTCGGATTCGCGCAAGCACTTGCTATCAGTTCCTCGGGTATTTCATTCTTGAAAGATGTACCAGATGTATATTTACACATTTTACCATACGCATTGACAATCCTTGCGCTTGCAGGGTTCATCGGAAGATCGCAAGCACCGAAAGCGGTAGGAGAACCTTATATCAAAGGAATTCGTTAA
- a CDS encoding ABC transporter permease, producing the protein MSNRIINILVPIISIILGLLVGAAVMWFSGYDPVAGYIALWNGIFGDMYSIGETIRQISPYILAGLAVAFAFRSGLFNIGVEGQLIVGWFAAAYVGVAFELPKIIHLPLALIAAALAGALWGLIPGILKATLQVHEVIVTIMMNYIALHTVNALIKAVSDGGYKTEKIHQTASLRSDFLSNLTDFSTLHYGIFVGLAMVVVMWFILEKTKTGFELKSVGFNDHASQYAGMNVKKNIILSMVVSGAFAGLGGAMEALGTFGNMVSRSGFTGIGFDGIAVALLGANTPLGVIFGASLFGSLKYGAGNMPNEAGVPVEIVSIVIALIIFFVASGYIIRVLLSKMKKKKEAK; encoded by the coding sequence ATGTCGAATAGGATAATAAATATACTGGTACCCATCATCTCGATTATTCTTGGATTGCTAGTGGGAGCAGCAGTAATGTGGTTCAGCGGATATGATCCGGTTGCTGGCTATATCGCATTATGGAACGGAATTTTCGGTGATATGTATTCAATCGGAGAAACAATCCGACAAATAAGCCCATATATACTAGCAGGTCTCGCAGTTGCTTTTGCATTCCGATCCGGGCTTTTCAATATTGGGGTGGAAGGACAATTAATTGTCGGTTGGTTTGCGGCGGCATATGTCGGTGTGGCATTTGAATTGCCAAAAATCATTCACTTACCACTGGCACTTATTGCAGCTGCATTAGCAGGAGCGCTATGGGGACTGATTCCGGGTATTTTAAAAGCAACGCTTCAAGTACATGAAGTTATCGTAACAATAATGATGAACTACATCGCACTTCATACAGTAAATGCGTTGATAAAGGCGGTTTCTGATGGTGGATACAAAACAGAAAAAATTCATCAGACTGCATCGCTGCGTTCCGATTTCTTATCTAATCTGACTGATTTCTCAACATTACACTACGGAATCTTCGTCGGACTAGCAATGGTTGTGGTCATGTGGTTCATTTTAGAGAAAACAAAAACCGGGTTTGAGCTTAAATCGGTCGGATTTAACGACCATGCTTCTCAATACGCGGGAATGAACGTGAAAAAGAACATCATTCTTTCAATGGTTGTTTCCGGTGCTTTTGCTGGACTTGGAGGTGCAATGGAAGCGCTTGGAACATTTGGTAATATGGTAAGTCGCAGTGGGTTCACTGGCATTGGATTTGACGGGATCGCTGTCGCCTTACTAGGTGCCAATACGCCACTTGGTGTTATTTTCGGAGCATCTTTGTTCGGATCATTGAAATATGGTGCCGGCAATATGCCGAATGAAGCAGGAGTGCCAGTTGAAATTGTTTCAATTGTCATTGCACTTATCATATTCTTTGTTGCATCTGGCTATATCATTCGAGTTCTTCTTAGCAAGATGAAAAAGAAAAAGGAGGCAAAATGA
- a CDS encoding ABC transporter ATP-binding protein, producing MEYVIEMLNIRKEFGSFVANDDITLQLKKGEIHALLGENGAGKSTLMNVLFGLYQPEGGEIRVRGKATAITDPNVANSLGIGMVHQHFMLVENLTVTENIILGNEPKKMGMINVKDAAKKVAEISKLYGLDVDPYAKIEDISVGMQQRVEILKTLYRGAEILIFDEPTASLTPQEITELISIIKKLINEGKSIIIITHKLQEIMDVSDRVTIIRKGKGIGTVITSETNPQELATLMVGRQVTFKTEKGPSYPAEEVLRVENLVVDDYRGVPKVKGLNLSVRKGEIVGIAGIDGNGQSELIEAIAGLRKVKSGKVFIDSKDVTGKKPRDITESGLGHIPQDRHKHGLVLDFSVGYNVALQTYYKEPLSKKGIMNYKLITKKAKEIIEMFDIRTQGEHELARSLSGGNQQKLIIGREVDRNPELLIAALPTRGLDVGAIEFIHKRLIEQRDNGKAVLLISFELDEVMNVSDRIAVIYDGVIVDTVIPAETTEQQLGLLMAGQARDKATVTLKEGDDSHVE from the coding sequence GTGGAATATGTTATTGAGATGCTGAATATCCGAAAGGAGTTCGGTAGTTTTGTTGCGAACGATGATATTACCCTTCAGCTTAAAAAAGGTGAAATACATGCTTTATTAGGCGAGAACGGAGCAGGGAAATCTACGTTAATGAACGTGCTCTTTGGTCTTTATCAACCTGAAGGTGGAGAAATTAGGGTACGTGGAAAAGCAACTGCGATTACAGATCCAAACGTCGCGAATAGTTTGGGCATCGGAATGGTTCACCAACATTTCATGCTTGTTGAAAATCTAACAGTTACAGAAAATATCATTCTTGGCAATGAACCCAAAAAAATGGGCATGATTAACGTTAAAGATGCTGCGAAAAAAGTGGCTGAAATTTCGAAACTATACGGCCTTGATGTGGACCCTTATGCAAAGATTGAAGATATATCAGTTGGTATGCAACAACGAGTAGAAATATTGAAAACGCTTTATCGTGGAGCAGAAATTCTGATTTTCGATGAACCGACTGCATCTTTAACACCGCAAGAAATCACTGAACTGATTTCAATTATTAAGAAATTGATTAACGAAGGAAAATCGATTATCATCATCACCCACAAACTTCAGGAAATAATGGATGTGTCCGATCGAGTGACCATTATCCGTAAAGGTAAAGGGATTGGGACAGTTATTACTTCAGAAACAAACCCACAAGAGCTTGCGACATTGATGGTGGGGCGTCAAGTGACATTCAAAACGGAAAAAGGACCATCATATCCGGCCGAAGAAGTTCTTCGTGTTGAAAACTTAGTTGTGGATGATTACCGTGGAGTTCCGAAAGTAAAAGGCTTAAATCTTTCCGTCCGTAAAGGTGAAATCGTAGGAATCGCGGGAATTGACGGCAATGGGCAGTCTGAATTGATCGAGGCAATTGCAGGTCTTCGAAAAGTGAAGAGTGGAAAAGTGTTCATAGATTCAAAGGATGTCACTGGGAAAAAGCCACGTGACATAACAGAATCCGGTCTCGGGCATATTCCGCAAGATCGTCATAAGCACGGCCTTGTTCTTGATTTTTCTGTCGGGTACAATGTGGCATTACAAACCTATTATAAAGAACCTCTATCCAAAAAGGGCATTATGAATTATAAACTCATAACTAAAAAAGCAAAAGAAATCATCGAGATGTTTGACATACGGACACAAGGTGAGCATGAGTTAGCTCGTTCGCTTTCAGGTGGTAATCAGCAAAAGCTCATCATTGGACGCGAAGTGGATCGTAACCCAGAGTTACTAATTGCTGCACTCCCAACTCGCGGTCTTGATGTTGGTGCAATTGAATTCATTCATAAAAGATTAATAGAACAACGTGATAACGGCAAAGCGGTTCTTCTAATTTCATTCGAACTAGATGAGGTCATGAACGTTTCTGATCGAATTGCAGTTATTTACGACGGAGTAATTGTTGATACAGTTATTCCAGCCGAAACAACAGAGCAGCAACTCGGCCTTCTCATGGCAGGTCAAGCCAGAGATAAGGCTACTGTTACGCTGAAAGAAGGTGATGATAGCCATGTCGAATAG
- a CDS encoding BMP family protein: protein MSKRKFGLALSMVLAAGTLLGACGTDKAKEKEGSASAPKEDTFSIAMVTDTGGVDDKSFNQSAWTGIKEYGEENKYTKGDGGYDYLQSAEDADYLPNFNKLVQRDFDLIFGVGFLLKESVEEIATQRPDNHFALVDETSELPNVASLMFKEQEGAFLAGVAAAKMTKSDKIGFVGGMDIPVIERFEAGFLAGVAAVKPELKVDVQYTGDFAKAELGKAAANRMYSSGVDIIFHAAGGSGNGVFAEAKERKKANPDEYVWVIGVDSDQYEEGKVGDDNITLTSMLKRVDIAVKNTADLAAKGEFPGGEVTTFGLADNGIALADSRGAIPQDVLDEVEKFTKQIADGEIEVPEFRAK from the coding sequence ATGAGCAAACGTAAATTTGGTTTGGCTTTATCAATGGTTCTTGCTGCAGGTACACTACTTGGGGCATGTGGAACGGATAAAGCGAAAGAAAAAGAAGGTTCTGCAAGTGCTCCAAAAGAAGATACATTTTCCATCGCAATGGTAACGGATACGGGTGGTGTTGACGACAAATCGTTCAACCAATCTGCTTGGACAGGTATCAAAGAATATGGTGAAGAAAATAAATATACAAAAGGCGATGGCGGTTATGATTACTTACAATCAGCAGAAGACGCTGATTATCTGCCAAACTTTAATAAACTAGTTCAACGTGACTTCGATCTAATCTTCGGAGTAGGATTCTTATTGAAAGAGTCTGTTGAAGAGATTGCTACACAACGTCCTGACAATCATTTTGCGCTTGTTGATGAAACTTCTGAGTTACCAAACGTAGCAAGCCTTATGTTCAAAGAGCAAGAAGGAGCATTTCTTGCAGGTGTTGCAGCTGCTAAGATGACGAAATCCGATAAAATCGGTTTTGTTGGTGGCATGGATATTCCGGTAATCGAGCGCTTTGAAGCTGGATTCCTTGCAGGTGTTGCAGCAGTGAAACCTGAACTTAAAGTTGATGTTCAGTATACAGGCGATTTTGCAAAAGCTGAACTTGGTAAAGCAGCTGCAAACCGTATGTATTCTTCAGGCGTAGATATTATTTTCCACGCTGCCGGCGGTTCCGGTAACGGTGTATTCGCTGAAGCTAAAGAACGTAAAAAAGCTAACCCGGATGAATATGTATGGGTAATCGGCGTTGACTCTGATCAGTACGAAGAAGGTAAAGTAGGCGACGATAATATTACATTGACTTCAATGCTTAAACGTGTTGACATTGCTGTTAAAAACACAGCAGATTTAGCTGCTAAAGGTGAATTCCCAGGCGGAGAAGTAACAACTTTCGGTCTTGCTGACAATGGTATTGCACTTGCTGATTCACGCGGAGCAATTCCACAAGATGTATTAGACGAAGTAGAAAAATTCACTAAGCAAATTGCAGACGGTGAAATCGAAGTGCCAGAATTCAGAGCTAAATAA
- a CDS encoding GntR family transcriptional regulator translates to MMVKADQRHLYVQVIERLKKDIESGIFKENERFPSEFELARTLGVSRATLREALRVLEEDKVIVRKHGVGTFVNPKPLFSSGIEHLSSVSSMIRDAGMEPGTIFMDVSETDPCEESTAKFECDEDDRLVTIKRVRTADGDPVVYCIDQVLSKNLPAGTEELLNESIFDAIEKTGAIRIVQAVAHIEPVGYDDEASSILRCGVDVPLLVLLQHHYSEAGEMVLYSKNYFRADKFSFHVVRKRV, encoded by the coding sequence ATGATGGTAAAGGCGGATCAAAGACATCTGTATGTGCAAGTGATAGAACGTCTGAAAAAGGACATCGAATCTGGCATATTCAAAGAGAATGAACGTTTCCCTTCAGAATTCGAACTTGCCCGTACGTTAGGTGTCAGCCGAGCAACACTTCGCGAAGCACTTCGTGTGCTTGAAGAAGATAAAGTTATCGTCAGAAAGCACGGCGTTGGGACGTTCGTTAATCCAAAGCCATTATTTTCATCGGGTATTGAACACTTGTCCAGCGTGTCATCTATGATTCGGGATGCAGGCATGGAGCCGGGAACGATTTTCATGGATGTTTCAGAAACAGATCCGTGCGAGGAAAGTACGGCAAAGTTCGAATGCGATGAAGATGATCGTCTAGTTACAATCAAAAGAGTAAGGACTGCAGACGGCGATCCAGTGGTTTATTGTATCGATCAGGTGCTTTCAAAAAACCTTCCAGCAGGAACGGAAGAACTATTGAATGAATCCATATTCGATGCAATCGAAAAAACGGGCGCAATCCGTATTGTTCAAGCTGTAGCACACATTGAACCTGTAGGGTATGACGATGAAGCATCGTCCATCCTTAGATGTGGTGTAGATGTTCCGCTTCTAGTCCTCCTGCAGCATCATTACAGTGAGGCTGGCGAAATGGTCCTCTACTCGAAAAATTATTTTCGGGCTGATAAATTCAGTTTCCATGTTGTACGAAAAAGGGTATAA